From Polyangiaceae bacterium, a single genomic window includes:
- the moaB gene encoding molybdenum cofactor biosynthesis protein B, translated as MAESFQPLGIRVLTVSDTRDESTDKSGGLLWEKLGEAGHDLMDRALLPDDLLLLRAQFAAWIAHPKTDVIVATGGTGITARDVTPEALSPLISKHIPGFGELFRMLSYTEIGASTIQSRADAALCGGVLVFLLPGSTGAVRLALEKILLPQLDPRTKPCNFAELLPRIRGTAR; from the coding sequence ATGGCAGAGAGCTTTCAGCCCCTTGGGATCCGCGTGTTGACCGTGAGCGACACCCGGGATGAGTCGACGGACAAGAGTGGAGGGCTGTTGTGGGAAAAGCTCGGTGAAGCCGGCCACGATCTAATGGACCGCGCGCTCTTGCCCGATGACCTGCTGCTGTTGCGCGCGCAGTTTGCCGCATGGATCGCCCACCCAAAGACGGACGTGATCGTCGCGACCGGGGGCACAGGCATCACCGCACGAGACGTCACGCCGGAGGCGCTGTCGCCGCTCATCAGCAAGCACATCCCCGGCTTTGGTGAGCTCTTTCGCATGCTTTCCTACACGGAAATAGGTGCCAGCACGATTCAATCTCGCGCGGACGCCGCGCTGTGTGGCGGGGTGTTGGTGTTCTTGCTCCCCGGCTCCACGGGTGCCGTGCGCCTGGCGCTGGAAAAGATCCTGCTGCCCCAGCTCGACCCGCGCACCAAGCCCTGCAACTTCGCAGAGCTCCTGCCGCGCATCCGCGGCACTGCGCGCTAG
- the rpsU gene encoding 30S ribosomal protein S21, which translates to MEVSVGDKGIERAIKHLKRKMAGEGILRELKRRRHYMKPSVKRRKKMSEAARRRRKREKIIPGV; encoded by the coding sequence CTGGAAGTCTCCGTCGGAGACAAGGGGATCGAGCGTGCGATCAAGCACTTGAAGCGCAAGATGGCCGGTGAAGGCATCCTGCGCGAGCTGAAGCGTCGTCGGCACTACATGAAGCCGAGCGTGAAGCGCCGTAAGAAGATGAGCGAGGCCGCTCGCCGTCGTCGTAAGCGCGAGAAGATCATCCCCGGGGTATGA
- a CDS encoding glycosyltransferase, with amino-acid sequence MRALVVATSYPESPADPSGHFVASEVQQLLRRGYRVTLVVPQGSTTRSATPGIQLREIPAGDAFGFPGVRARLQHPSPLTRARRALGVVAFMALARREIARLVRAQGAFDLVQAHWLLPGAFPLLPHGIAREAEWVAHGSDVRLLLALAPRLAKTVLEHATRAAAVTRLRAVSGQLLEALAPLTPKSIVDRRVEPCAIDLSGVPSRADARRLHEVEGELWLIVARLIASKRIDVALKKSLEFARPSAVVVIGDGPLRQALEAEFPHARFLGQLPRPECLSWLAAADGLLSASLLEGAPTVIREARALGVRVLSAPAGDLRHWAERDPGLELFTDP; translated from the coding sequence ATGCGCGCCCTCGTCGTCGCCACGTCCTACCCGGAGTCCCCGGCCGATCCTTCAGGGCACTTCGTGGCGAGCGAGGTGCAGCAGCTGCTCCGCCGTGGCTACCGGGTAACGCTGGTGGTTCCCCAAGGAAGTACGACGCGTTCGGCTACGCCCGGCATCCAGCTCCGTGAAATCCCCGCAGGGGATGCGTTCGGCTTTCCGGGGGTGAGGGCGCGCCTACAACATCCCAGCCCGCTGACTCGGGCACGGCGGGCGTTAGGCGTCGTGGCGTTCATGGCGCTCGCCCGCCGAGAGATAGCGCGCCTCGTCAGGGCTCAGGGCGCGTTTGATCTAGTTCAGGCCCACTGGCTCTTGCCCGGCGCATTCCCGCTATTGCCGCACGGCATTGCACGCGAAGCGGAGTGGGTCGCTCACGGGAGCGATGTTAGGTTGCTCTTGGCGCTCGCGCCGCGCTTGGCCAAGACAGTGCTCGAGCACGCGACCCGAGCCGCAGCCGTCACGCGCCTCCGGGCGGTGTCCGGGCAGCTGCTCGAGGCGCTCGCCCCCCTCACCCCCAAGAGCATCGTGGACCGGCGGGTGGAACCATGCGCCATCGACTTGAGCGGTGTGCCTTCACGCGCCGACGCACGGAGGCTCCACGAGGTTGAAGGAGAACTGTGGTTGATCGTGGCTCGCCTGATCGCCAGCAAGCGCATCGACGTTGCCCTGAAGAAGAGCCTGGAGTTCGCGCGGCCCAGCGCTGTGGTGGTGATTGGAGACGGACCACTGCGCCAGGCGCTGGAAGCAGAGTTTCCCCACGCGCGCTTTTTGGGACAGCTCCCCCGCCCCGAGTGCCTCAGCTGGCTCGCGGCAGCGGATGGTCTGCTCAGCGCGTCGCTACTCGAGGGTGCGCCCACGGTGATCCGTGAGGCGCGCGCGCTGGGAGTCCGGGTGCTGAGCGCTCCTGCGGGCGACCTACGACACTGGGCCGAACGGGACCCTGGTCTCGAGCTCTTCACGGATCCCTAG
- a CDS encoding DUF4013 domain-containing protein yields MAMPPQFQPPTPGYAPAAGVGGDYGPPPEKIEVMRAVKFLTSDPVDGRSNWLYATLVQLIPVLGPIVMLGWQAEVMQRLVRQHPKPIPKFDFGDFTHYLSRGVVPFLAQLLSVLPIVFVWYILMFVGGMLAGIVGGASGIPELSMLLLLLTMLIGYVSLVTLMMVFVSAIMLRAELSEDFSKTFALGAVWTYAGKTWKRALGYGLLLGMISFGLAMLGMLACFIGIYFVVAILSFANIHLRYQIYAAYLAEGGEPFPLKEPQTLPSEGGGGGYPQQPMLPQGQAGGYGPPPGGGGYGPPPGGGYGPPPGGGYGPPPGY; encoded by the coding sequence ATGGCAATGCCTCCGCAGTTTCAGCCACCGACCCCTGGCTACGCACCCGCCGCTGGAGTGGGCGGCGACTACGGTCCGCCTCCTGAGAAGATCGAGGTGATGCGGGCGGTGAAGTTTTTGACCAGCGATCCCGTGGATGGGCGCAGCAACTGGCTGTACGCCACGCTGGTTCAGCTGATCCCGGTGCTGGGGCCAATCGTGATGCTGGGTTGGCAAGCGGAGGTGATGCAGCGACTGGTGCGCCAGCACCCGAAGCCCATCCCGAAGTTCGACTTCGGCGATTTCACTCACTACCTCAGTCGCGGCGTGGTGCCCTTCTTGGCGCAGCTGCTGAGCGTGCTGCCCATCGTCTTCGTTTGGTACATCTTGATGTTCGTCGGCGGCATGCTCGCGGGCATCGTCGGCGGTGCCTCGGGCATCCCGGAGCTCAGCATGCTGCTGCTGCTGCTAACGATGTTGATCGGCTACGTCTCGTTGGTCACGCTGATGATGGTGTTCGTGAGCGCGATCATGCTCCGCGCGGAACTATCCGAGGACTTCAGCAAGACGTTTGCGCTCGGCGCGGTCTGGACCTACGCGGGCAAGACCTGGAAGCGCGCGCTAGGCTACGGGCTCCTGCTAGGCATGATCAGCTTCGGTTTGGCCATGCTCGGCATGCTCGCCTGCTTCATTGGGATCTACTTCGTGGTCGCGATCCTGAGCTTCGCGAACATTCACCTGCGCTATCAAATCTACGCGGCTTACCTCGCAGAGGGCGGAGAGCCCTTCCCACTCAAGGAGCCCCAGACGCTCCCAAGTGAAGGCGGCGGCGGCGGTTACCCGCAGCAGCCCATGCTCCCCCAAGGACAGGCGGGAGGCTACGGTCCTCCACCCGGGGGCGGTGGCTACGGCCCACCTCCCGGCGGTGGCTACGGCCCGCCCCCCGGCGGCGGCTACGGTCCTCCACCCGGCTACTGA
- a CDS encoding aminotransferase class I/II-fold pyridoxal phosphate-dependent enzyme, translating into MSDSSHDIGTRAVHAGEAIDDQNALTQARALEPPLVLSSAYNLGTADQAAAAFRGENDLYIYGRWRNPSVESLERKLANLESAEAAVATASGMAAVTGALLSRLVAGDHVVAPWSCYGETSRLLREHLPKLGITTSFVDGSSVDAYRAALQPQTRVVYAETPSNPVMKICDLEALAKLTHEHGAELVCDNTFATPIHQRPIELGADLVLHSMTKALGGHGDAIGGVICGSRQRVHAASELVVKGFGGVLAPFNAFLISRGVRTLALRQRQASASALELARWLSEHPAVEHVHYPGLATHPGHEIAARQMQGFGALLSFELRGGLEAGRRVLEGVELVEHAVSLGDVRSLITHPASTTASTMPVETRRRADIGDGLLRLSVGIEAAADLRLDLENALNRC; encoded by the coding sequence GTGAGTGACTCGAGCCACGACATCGGGACCCGGGCTGTGCATGCGGGGGAGGCCATCGACGACCAAAACGCCCTGACCCAGGCGCGTGCCCTCGAGCCGCCGCTCGTGCTGTCGAGCGCGTACAACCTCGGGACCGCAGACCAGGCAGCTGCTGCTTTCCGCGGGGAAAATGATCTGTATATCTACGGCCGCTGGCGGAATCCCAGCGTGGAGTCGCTGGAGCGCAAGCTCGCGAACCTCGAGAGCGCAGAGGCAGCCGTCGCCACCGCGAGCGGTATGGCCGCCGTCACCGGCGCGCTGCTCTCGCGACTGGTGGCTGGAGATCACGTGGTCGCCCCCTGGAGCTGCTACGGCGAAACTTCGCGGCTCTTACGGGAGCACTTACCGAAGCTTGGGATCACGACCAGCTTCGTCGACGGCAGCTCCGTCGACGCGTATCGCGCGGCGCTCCAGCCGCAGACGCGGGTGGTGTACGCGGAGACGCCGTCGAACCCAGTCATGAAGATCTGCGATCTCGAGGCGCTGGCGAAGCTCACCCACGAGCACGGAGCAGAGCTCGTTTGCGACAACACCTTCGCGACGCCGATCCACCAGCGTCCCATCGAGCTCGGCGCGGATCTCGTGCTGCACTCCATGACGAAGGCGCTTGGCGGCCACGGCGACGCCATTGGAGGGGTGATTTGCGGCAGCAGGCAGCGCGTTCACGCAGCCTCCGAGCTGGTTGTCAAAGGCTTCGGAGGCGTGCTGGCGCCGTTCAACGCGTTCCTGATCAGCCGCGGCGTGCGCACCCTCGCGCTGCGTCAGCGCCAGGCTTCAGCCAGCGCGTTGGAGCTTGCCCGCTGGCTGAGTGAGCACCCCGCGGTGGAGCACGTCCACTATCCCGGACTCGCCACGCACCCCGGTCACGAGATTGCCGCGCGGCAAATGCAGGGCTTCGGTGCGCTGCTCTCCTTCGAGCTCCGGGGCGGCCTCGAGGCAGGTAGGCGAGTGCTCGAGGGGGTCGAGCTGGTCGAACACGCGGTGAGCCTCGGAGATGTGCGGAGCCTGATCACGCACCCAGCGTCCACCACGGCCTCCACGATGCCCGTCGAGACTCGACGCCGGGCAGACATCGGAGACGGACTGCTACGGCTCTCCGTTGGTATCGAGGCAGCGGCCGACCTGCGCCTGGACCTGGAAAACGCCCTCAACCGCTGCTGA
- a CDS encoding DUF971 domain-containing protein, which yields MADPRSTPTGVKAPHGARVMEVTWQDGHTSRFPHQLLRGYCPCAGCQGHSGTIAYQSGGNLELVKLEAVGNYALSLEWGDSHNSGIYSFSYLRLLGDLIEAHGDQLPTEHPELPR from the coding sequence ATGGCCGACCCCCGCAGCACACCAACCGGCGTGAAAGCTCCCCACGGCGCCCGGGTGATGGAAGTGACCTGGCAAGACGGGCACACCTCCCGCTTCCCTCATCAGCTGCTGCGCGGCTACTGCCCGTGCGCTGGCTGCCAAGGCCACTCCGGAACCATCGCGTACCAGAGCGGCGGCAACCTCGAACTGGTCAAGCTGGAAGCCGTGGGCAACTACGCGCTCTCCCTGGAGTGGGGCGATAGCCACAACAGCGGGATCTACTCCTTCAGCTACCTGCGCCTGCTCGGCGACTTGATCGAAGCTCACGGCGACCAACTCCCCACGGAACACCCAGAGCTCCCGCGCTGA
- the ggt gene encoding gamma-glutamyltransferase, with amino-acid sequence MHSKLGMVTSVEAQATRAGVAVLEAGGNAVDAAVAVGYALAVTHPSAGNIGGGGFLLVRPPGGPTVAIDFREVAPQGLTQADFNAMIEAKGVGPAASGVPGSVAGLNLAQRRFGKLKLSEVMQPAIDLASKGHIIGQREGLTLGWSHRALRNNPEARKALAPKKKPLKPGQRLFRKDLGRTLERIAQQGDAGFYEGKTAEAIVAAMEKTGRISLADLKGYAAKERKLEAFDYRGLQVEVMPPPSAGGVAVLEMLKMWERVEAYKHPADSVAAAHFFVEIAKRAHADRRFDVVDPDTSDRDPAKVRERWLDPLHWLTPHPIDPQKATPAAELHSLYTKAAEELEHTTHFSVADRDGMVVSCTTTLSAGFGAKYVVPGTGIVMNNSAGAFGSVGESTLKGGRRMTSSMTPTLVLKDGKPILVLGSPGGDTIPNTVFQVLRNVVDYQLPLSVAVERGRLHHGFLPDEVRYERRKPPAPGVLDGLKALGHTISKKTIPIGDANNLMIIDGEYFGVSDSREGGLAAAPAR; translated from the coding sequence GTGCATAGCAAGCTCGGAATGGTGACCAGCGTCGAGGCCCAAGCGACGCGTGCTGGCGTGGCGGTGCTCGAAGCGGGTGGCAACGCCGTCGATGCGGCGGTGGCTGTGGGCTACGCCCTCGCCGTCACACACCCCAGCGCGGGAAACATCGGCGGCGGCGGATTCCTCCTGGTGCGCCCTCCTGGCGGACCGACGGTCGCCATCGACTTCCGGGAAGTCGCGCCGCAAGGTCTGACTCAGGCTGATTTCAACGCCATGATCGAAGCCAAGGGCGTCGGCCCCGCAGCGTCAGGCGTCCCAGGCAGCGTCGCCGGGCTGAACCTCGCACAGCGGCGCTTCGGCAAGCTCAAGCTCAGCGAGGTCATGCAGCCAGCGATCGATCTCGCATCGAAGGGGCACATCATCGGCCAGCGCGAGGGACTCACCCTCGGCTGGAGCCACCGCGCGCTGCGGAACAATCCGGAGGCGCGCAAGGCCCTGGCCCCGAAGAAGAAACCACTCAAGCCTGGCCAGCGCCTGTTCCGCAAGGATCTGGGGCGCACCCTCGAGCGCATCGCTCAGCAAGGCGACGCGGGCTTCTATGAAGGCAAGACGGCCGAGGCCATCGTCGCAGCGATGGAAAAAACCGGACGCATCAGCCTCGCTGATCTCAAGGGGTACGCGGCCAAGGAGCGCAAGCTCGAAGCTTTCGACTATCGCGGCTTGCAAGTCGAGGTGATGCCGCCGCCCTCTGCTGGTGGAGTGGCCGTGCTCGAAATGCTCAAGATGTGGGAGCGCGTGGAGGCCTACAAGCATCCAGCCGATTCAGTCGCCGCCGCGCATTTCTTCGTGGAAATCGCCAAGCGCGCTCACGCCGACCGCCGCTTCGACGTCGTCGACCCCGACACGTCGGATCGCGACCCAGCGAAGGTACGCGAACGCTGGCTCGACCCCCTGCACTGGCTCACGCCCCACCCCATCGACCCACAGAAGGCGACGCCTGCGGCGGAGCTGCACTCCCTCTACACCAAGGCTGCCGAAGAGCTCGAGCACACGACCCACTTCAGCGTCGCCGATCGTGACGGCATGGTGGTGTCTTGCACAACGACGCTCTCCGCGGGCTTCGGCGCCAAGTACGTGGTGCCGGGCACTGGGATCGTGATGAACAACTCCGCTGGCGCGTTCGGCAGCGTGGGCGAGAGCACTCTCAAAGGCGGCCGACGCATGACGAGCTCGATGACGCCAACCCTCGTGTTGAAGGACGGCAAGCCGATCCTGGTGTTGGGCTCCCCCGGCGGCGACACGATCCCGAACACGGTGTTCCAGGTGTTGCGCAATGTGGTCGACTACCAACTCCCGCTGTCCGTCGCGGTGGAGCGAGGGCGCCTACACCATGGCTTCTTGCCCGACGAGGTGCGCTACGAGCGCCGCAAGCCGCCCGCGCCAGGTGTGCTGGATGGCTTGAAGGCGCTGGGCCACACCATCTCGAAGAAGACGATCCCCATCGGTGACGCCAACAACTTGATGATCATCGACGGTGAGTACTTCGGGGTGTCGGACTCCCGTGAAGGCGGTCTAGCGGCCGCCCCAGCGCGCTAA